The following are encoded together in the Paludisphaera mucosa genome:
- a CDS encoding TIGR03118 family protein, which produces MRVLSSASKSVRSDRRKGMPARKPPGYRLVIEAMEERSLLSAVVLQTNLVSDLPGVAQVLDPNLVNPWGISESSASPFWISDNNAGVSTLYNAPGADDTPVSINPLVVNIPTPGAPLGATGTPTGTVFNLDGGATGGFKVKGVDKNGKPITASAAFLFATEDGTLVGWNPAVNPKGFVPAKAGTNGIIAVDNSGNNFKKSNPARQTGAVYKGLATASSATPIFASDRNSATVLYAANFRSGKVEVYDTNFKSVKLNGRAFADPNLPKGYAPFNVQVLGGKVYVTYAKQDAKKHDDVAGNGNGFVDVFNLNGTPGLPGGRARLVSRGPLDSPWGLTLAPSSFGALGGDLLVGNFGDGMINAFDPTTGAALGSLIGADGKPIRVDGLWALQVGNGGSGGDANSVYFTAGLDHEQHGLFGSLAPVAPAAGGADVLTYHNDTSGTGANLNETTLTPQNVNASSFGKLFSYKVDGQVYAQPLEVGQVRMSDGQLHNVLIVATENDSVYALDADDPTAGPRHNGVLWQDSFIDPANGVTTVPSQDVENNGVGPTYGITATPVIDRATGTIYVVSQVKEQPTDAGGPHYVQQFHALDLITGKEKDGGPVTIGDTTLHPDGSFTNDTQISVPGTGAGSADGVVKFNALRQLPRMGLVLDMNVPGHPDGVVFTGSASDGDIDPYHGWLIGYDAKTLKLVTIFNTTPNGDFGGIWQSGAAPTVASNGDLILGDGNGTFDAFTTTTPPGPAAQGESGFGLGSSGIHQSAAVSFAASIPSTGVGSTGLFFNGDTPTDHPLAPDVNQPLAGTGINFTAGAEDPNGPHTYQATLSYHGATLTETITDQTTGASFSRDYANVDLPNSVGGDTAFVGFGAGTDGRTATNAITSWTYSSGGQTLIDHSGGFASNGDLTATGITTFNGSAADLTTDDGQQAGNLFANTRVNIRDFSTTFTFQIQHPGSGPIGDGLTFIIQNDTGHRPGPDFGESSLRLSPTPGTMTVVDSFTPFDFKNRDIHDTDTSSTGMTLLPAFPGTAHPNLAVTADKSGTIRLIDIDNMGGFNPGGPDNVLQEFTANPHGLIYSSPVYFDGKVYIHGVGDVLKAFALKLDPATNTMLLDETPVSQGTSVSGFPGEVPSVSADGTSNGIVWDLQVDGFATGSPAILRAYDANDLSTPLYASNQAGPRDTAGGGIKFSTPTIANGHVYLGTQFEVDVYGLLPRAGGAAVAAAPQVGGDIGLTINPAAPPRSSSMAEAGGGAADLHAAALDAIGSGGGLSRLSVLTDQEALKHKSRGVGRLAAAARGTTEMRRAEPHA; this is translated from the coding sequence ATGAGAGTTCTCAGTTCCGCGTCGAAGTCGGTTCGTAGCGACCGCCGCAAGGGGATGCCCGCGCGGAAACCTCCCGGGTACCGGCTCGTGATTGAGGCGATGGAAGAGCGTAGTCTGCTCTCCGCAGTCGTGCTTCAGACGAACCTGGTGTCGGACCTGCCGGGCGTCGCCCAGGTCCTGGACCCCAACCTGGTCAACCCGTGGGGCATCTCGGAAAGCAGCGCCAGCCCGTTCTGGATCTCGGACAACAACGCCGGCGTCTCCACGCTCTACAATGCCCCAGGCGCCGACGACACGCCGGTCTCGATCAACCCGCTGGTGGTGAACATCCCGACGCCCGGCGCCCCGCTCGGCGCCACCGGGACTCCCACCGGGACCGTCTTCAACCTCGACGGGGGCGCGACGGGGGGGTTCAAGGTCAAGGGGGTCGACAAGAACGGAAAGCCGATCACCGCCTCCGCGGCCTTCCTGTTCGCCACCGAGGACGGCACCCTCGTCGGCTGGAACCCCGCCGTCAATCCCAAGGGTTTCGTCCCGGCGAAGGCCGGCACGAACGGTATCATCGCCGTGGACAACTCCGGGAACAATTTCAAGAAGTCCAATCCCGCCAGGCAGACCGGGGCGGTCTACAAGGGCCTGGCCACCGCCAGCAGCGCGACCCCGATCTTCGCGTCCGACCGCAACTCGGCGACGGTGCTCTACGCCGCCAACTTCCGCTCCGGCAAGGTCGAGGTCTACGATACCAACTTCAAGTCCGTCAAACTGAATGGTCGTGCGTTCGCCGACCCGAACCTCCCCAAGGGCTACGCCCCGTTCAACGTGCAGGTCCTGGGCGGCAAGGTCTATGTCACCTACGCCAAGCAGGACGCCAAGAAGCACGACGACGTGGCCGGAAACGGCAACGGCTTCGTCGACGTGTTCAACCTGAACGGGACGCCCGGCCTGCCTGGCGGGAGGGCGCGCCTGGTTTCACGGGGCCCGCTCGACTCGCCGTGGGGCCTGACGCTGGCGCCGTCGAGCTTCGGGGCCCTCGGCGGCGACCTGCTGGTGGGCAATTTCGGCGACGGCATGATCAATGCCTTCGACCCCACGACCGGCGCGGCCCTGGGCAGCCTGATCGGCGCCGACGGCAAGCCGATCCGGGTCGACGGGCTGTGGGCGCTCCAGGTCGGCAACGGCGGCAGCGGCGGCGACGCCAACTCGGTGTACTTCACCGCCGGCCTCGACCACGAGCAGCACGGCCTGTTCGGTTCGCTGGCGCCGGTTGCGCCGGCGGCCGGAGGTGCGGACGTCCTCACGTATCACAACGATACTTCCGGGACCGGGGCCAACCTGAACGAGACGACGCTGACGCCGCAGAACGTCAACGCGTCGAGCTTCGGGAAGCTCTTCAGCTACAAGGTCGACGGCCAGGTCTATGCCCAGCCCCTGGAGGTCGGCCAGGTGCGTATGAGCGACGGCCAACTCCACAACGTCCTGATCGTGGCCACAGAGAATGACAGCGTCTATGCCCTCGACGCCGACGACCCGACCGCGGGCCCGAGGCACAACGGCGTCCTCTGGCAGGACAGCTTCATCGACCCGGCGAACGGCGTCACGACCGTCCCCTCCCAGGACGTCGAGAATAACGGCGTCGGGCCGACCTACGGCATCACGGCCACGCCCGTCATCGACAGGGCTACGGGGACGATCTACGTCGTCAGCCAGGTGAAGGAGCAACCGACCGACGCGGGCGGGCCGCACTACGTGCAGCAGTTCCACGCCCTGGACCTCATCACCGGCAAGGAGAAGGACGGCGGCCCGGTCACGATCGGCGACACCACGCTCCACCCCGACGGCAGCTTCACCAACGACACCCAGATCTCCGTCCCCGGCACCGGCGCCGGATCGGCCGACGGGGTGGTCAAGTTCAACGCGCTGCGGCAGCTCCCCCGGATGGGCCTGGTGCTCGACATGAACGTGCCGGGGCATCCCGACGGCGTCGTCTTCACGGGCTCTGCATCGGATGGCGATATCGACCCGTACCACGGCTGGCTCATCGGCTACGACGCGAAGACCCTTAAGTTGGTCACCATCTTCAACACCACGCCGAATGGCGACTTCGGGGGGATCTGGCAGTCAGGAGCGGCCCCCACGGTTGCGTCCAACGGCGACCTGATCCTTGGGGACGGCAACGGTACGTTCGACGCCTTCACCACGACGACCCCGCCCGGCCCGGCCGCGCAGGGCGAGTCCGGCTTCGGCCTCGGTTCCAGCGGGATCCACCAGAGCGCGGCCGTCAGCTTCGCCGCCTCCATACCGAGCACCGGCGTCGGCTCGACGGGCCTGTTCTTCAACGGCGACACCCCCACCGACCATCCGCTCGCGCCCGACGTCAACCAGCCGCTGGCCGGGACGGGCATCAACTTCACGGCGGGGGCCGAGGACCCCAACGGACCGCACACCTACCAGGCGACCCTCTCGTATCACGGCGCCACGCTCACCGAGACGATCACCGATCAGACCACCGGCGCCTCCTTCAGCCGCGACTACGCGAACGTGGACCTCCCCAACAGCGTCGGCGGCGACACCGCCTTCGTCGGCTTCGGCGCCGGCACCGACGGCCGGACGGCGACGAACGCGATCACCAGCTGGACGTACTCCAGCGGTGGCCAGACCCTCATCGACCACTCCGGCGGCTTCGCCAGCAACGGCGACCTGACGGCCACCGGGATCACGACGTTCAACGGCTCCGCGGCCGACCTGACCACCGATGATGGCCAGCAGGCGGGCAACCTCTTCGCCAACACGCGCGTGAACATCCGGGACTTCTCGACCACGTTCACCTTCCAGATCCAGCATCCGGGCTCGGGCCCGATCGGCGATGGCCTGACCTTCATCATCCAGAACGACACCGGCCACCGGCCCGGCCCGGACTTCGGCGAGTCGAGCCTCCGGCTCAGCCCGACCCCCGGGACAATGACCGTCGTCGACTCCTTCACCCCGTTCGACTTCAAGAACCGGGACATCCACGACACCGACACGAGCTCGACCGGCATGACGCTGCTGCCCGCCTTCCCGGGAACGGCGCATCCGAACCTGGCGGTCACGGCCGACAAGTCGGGGACGATCCGCCTGATCGACATCGACAATATGGGCGGGTTCAACCCCGGCGGCCCGGACAACGTCCTCCAGGAGTTCACGGCCAACCCCCACGGCCTGATCTATAGCTCACCGGTCTACTTCGACGGCAAGGTCTATATCCATGGCGTGGGCGATGTGCTCAAGGCCTTCGCCCTCAAGCTCGACCCGGCGACGAACACGATGCTGCTGGACGAGACCCCGGTCAGCCAGGGCACGTCGGTCTCCGGCTTCCCCGGGGAGGTGCCGAGCGTTTCGGCCGACGGTACGAGCAACGGGATCGTCTGGGACCTGCAGGTGGATGGCTTCGCCACGGGCAGCCCGGCGATCCTCCGGGCCTACGATGCGAACGACCTGTCGACGCCGCTGTACGCCAGCAACCAGGCCGGTCCGCGCGACACGGCCGGCGGTGGGATCAAGTTCAGCACGCCGACGATCGCCAACGGGCACGTCTACCTCGGGACGCAATTCGAGGTTGACGTCTACGGACTCCTCCCGCGGGCGGGTGGCGCGGCCGTCGCCGCCGCCCCGCAGGTCGGCGGCGACATCGGCCTCACCATCAACCCGGCCGCCCCGCCGAGAAGCAGTTCCATGGCGGAGGCTGGCGGCGGCGCGGCGGACCTGCATGCTGCGGCGCTCGACGCCATCGGTAGCGGGGGCGGCTTGAGCCGCCTGAGCGTGCTGACCGACCAGGAGGCGTTGAAGCACAAGAGCCGGGGGGTTGGCCGGCTAGCCGCCGCCGCTCGAGGTACCACAGAGATGCGACGCGCGGAACCCCATGCCTAG
- a CDS encoding TolC family protein: MACFGADRRCRVLCILVPLLTGGCIRPRADVRSSLEARVFPVLDQTIPADAIVRPAVADRPEGLDQTLPPALEAAPTAAPRPNEAAGSAPTATDASEEPAGQPLTLPEAIGLAFRLQPRLRAQLESIAQARGRGGVAFSMFLPTVAGNYDVGGFTLGVGGEPIGVGGGTQNFNFIPFTGAVPVGLNIKSGYELAELKVQWLLLDFGRRLGRYEQAKLAVDVAQLQTDRAFQTVSNEVSVAYYGVLRAKALRRTFEDAARRAEMQLADARKLLGEGVVERETVLRAEVLRAETRQQLHAAVESEYVALAELDLVIGLKCNQPVGVVEPPAIPSFDRSLADCLQTAVRERREFHVARRAVEIAREGTRVARADFAPKVIADGTLLNFQQSSPTGYADLAVGFIRLDWTLFEGGRRIAEARVADSRVREAMAQAESIVDNIAFQVNEAYRRMVTARLGIEDARPAVEQARENFRLVRSRSLEGDATPTEITDAQASLTRAEQSYLNAVYNYLSAIARLEYAMGDGRTPATAAHEHPPSG, translated from the coding sequence ATGGCGTGTTTCGGGGCCGATCGCCGTTGCCGAGTCCTTTGCATCCTGGTCCCGCTGCTGACCGGGGGCTGCATCCGGCCGCGCGCGGACGTCCGCAGTTCGCTCGAAGCACGCGTATTCCCGGTCCTGGACCAAACGATCCCGGCCGACGCGATAGTCCGTCCGGCGGTCGCCGATCGCCCCGAGGGTCTCGACCAGACCCTTCCCCCGGCGCTGGAGGCGGCCCCGACCGCCGCGCCCCGGCCGAACGAGGCGGCCGGCTCGGCGCCCACTGCGACGGATGCGTCGGAGGAACCGGCTGGCCAGCCGCTCACGCTCCCCGAGGCGATCGGGCTCGCGTTCCGCCTCCAGCCACGCCTGCGCGCCCAGTTGGAGAGCATCGCCCAGGCCCGGGGCCGGGGCGGGGTCGCCTTCTCGATGTTCCTCCCCACCGTCGCCGGCAACTACGATGTCGGCGGGTTCACGCTCGGCGTCGGCGGCGAGCCCATCGGGGTCGGGGGGGGGACCCAGAACTTCAACTTCATCCCCTTCACCGGCGCCGTGCCCGTCGGCCTGAACATCAAGTCGGGATACGAGCTCGCGGAGCTGAAGGTCCAGTGGCTGCTCCTGGACTTCGGCCGCCGGCTGGGCCGGTACGAGCAGGCGAAGCTCGCGGTGGACGTCGCCCAGCTCCAGACCGATCGTGCCTTCCAGACCGTGTCGAACGAGGTCTCCGTCGCCTACTACGGCGTACTGCGGGCGAAGGCCCTGCGGCGGACCTTCGAGGACGCCGCCCGACGCGCCGAGATGCAACTGGCCGACGCCCGCAAGCTGCTTGGCGAAGGGGTCGTGGAGCGTGAGACGGTCCTGCGGGCCGAGGTCCTGCGGGCCGAGACCCGGCAGCAACTCCATGCCGCCGTCGAGTCAGAGTACGTGGCCCTGGCGGAGCTGGACCTGGTGATCGGCCTGAAGTGCAACCAGCCGGTCGGCGTCGTCGAGCCCCCCGCGATCCCGTCGTTCGACCGGTCCCTGGCCGATTGCCTCCAGACCGCCGTCCGGGAACGCCGGGAATTCCACGTCGCTCGGCGTGCGGTCGAGATCGCCCGGGAAGGGACCCGCGTGGCGCGGGCGGACTTCGCTCCCAAGGTCATCGCCGACGGGACCCTGCTCAACTTCCAACAGTCCAGCCCCACCGGGTACGCGGATTTGGCCGTCGGCTTCATCCGTCTCGACTGGACCTTGTTCGAGGGAGGGCGGAGAATCGCCGAGGCACGCGTGGCCGATTCGCGCGTACGGGAGGCGATGGCCCAGGCCGAGTCGATCGTCGACAACATCGCGTTTCAGGTCAACGAGGCGTACCGGCGCATGGTCACCGCCCGGCTCGGGATCGAGGACGCGCGCCCGGCGGTGGAGCAGGCCCGCGAGAACTTCCGCCTCGTGCGCTCGCGCTCCCTGGAGGGGGACGCCACGCCGACCGAGATCACCGACGCCCAGGCCTCATTGACCCGTGCCGAGCAGAGCTACCTCAATGCCGTGTACAACTACCTGTCGGCGATCGCCCGGCTGGAGTATGCGATGGGCGACGGTCGGACCCCGGCGACCGCGGCCCACGAACACCCGCCTTCCGGGTAA
- a CDS encoding ion channel has protein sequence MMAFLLVVLVVLPASMLVQSMAIALTVRFVAWLHRIGYAGRSFLRNVSVTTGVILILMTALLTQVALWAVAFVICGALPDFATAFYHSAVNFTTLGYGDIVMAPDWRLLGPLEAANGVLMFGVSASAMFAVTSRLIELRLKGQQGDAAP, from the coding sequence ATGATGGCTTTCCTCCTCGTCGTCTTGGTCGTCCTGCCGGCCTCGATGCTGGTCCAGTCGATGGCCATCGCCTTGACGGTCCGGTTCGTGGCGTGGCTCCACAGGATCGGCTATGCCGGCCGGAGCTTCCTGCGGAACGTCAGCGTCACGACCGGGGTCATACTGATCCTCATGACGGCCCTCCTGACGCAGGTCGCCCTCTGGGCCGTCGCCTTCGTGATCTGCGGCGCCCTCCCGGACTTCGCGACGGCCTTCTACCACTCGGCCGTGAACTTCACGACCCTCGGCTACGGCGATATCGTGATGGCGCCCGATTGGCGGTTGCTCGGCCCGCTCGAGGCCGCGAACGGCGTCCTGATGTTCGGCGTGTCGGCCTCCGCCATGTTCGCCGTGACGAGTCGGCTGATCGAATTGCGGCTCAAGGGGCAGCAGGGTGATGCAGCCCCTTGA
- a CDS encoding MFS transporter, translating into MSQVVAREPTTTVSVERQRVFAALAVVPILATVYQTIVLTDVTADVIRKGIEADSYQMIWTNLAWALATLYGIFLGMWGMARFGQRLSLCVGLVLFALGNLLCGSAIDVATMSGAKVVEGIGKGVTIVLCRSILYHQFDRALLVAVGFYGVGAYSTRNVTPLVTAYVNDWLSWRWIFWINVPIAALAIPMVLRFIRPDRAAVPRSLRIDWVGVTLFAAWVSCLLFAFGWYRKWGGWTSNEFAVTATLCLLLPIATVAWVGSGLSADEHLRRILRVRTYVLAMGVRGLLLLNISAVLAVLSKYMTELRDYPREVAGWVLAPASLMMAASTLLTTYFHRRNMRHIWLLAGVLGSAGCVWCLSSIDNFTPKGHIATILAFWGLFLGLLPPVFLTDEVESLEPKDALYAGGLAIVCIITMLLIIPVATSTTISAWSDRALDSQRLNLRGDRVVVREAQARLADEYRRRGLAGPDQAALIGTTLAAFAKTESVARGIQDGLKFLSLVMLGLGLTLASLRCISPPRQNLIPDPQHRVA; encoded by the coding sequence ATGAGCCAGGTCGTCGCCCGGGAACCTACCACGACGGTGTCCGTCGAACGGCAGCGAGTCTTTGCCGCCCTGGCCGTCGTCCCGATCCTGGCGACCGTCTATCAGACGATCGTCCTCACCGACGTCACGGCCGACGTCATCCGCAAGGGGATCGAGGCCGACTCCTACCAGATGATCTGGACGAACCTCGCATGGGCCCTCGCGACCCTCTACGGGATCTTCCTGGGGATGTGGGGCATGGCCCGGTTCGGCCAGCGCCTGAGCCTCTGCGTCGGCCTGGTCCTGTTCGCCCTCGGCAACTTGCTCTGCGGCTCCGCGATCGACGTCGCCACGATGTCGGGCGCGAAGGTCGTCGAGGGGATCGGCAAGGGCGTCACGATCGTCCTCTGCCGGAGCATCCTCTACCACCAATTCGACCGCGCGCTGCTCGTGGCCGTGGGGTTCTACGGCGTGGGTGCCTACTCGACCCGGAACGTGACGCCGTTGGTGACGGCCTACGTCAACGACTGGCTCTCCTGGCGCTGGATCTTCTGGATCAACGTGCCGATCGCCGCGCTCGCCATCCCAATGGTCCTGCGCTTCATCCGGCCCGATCGGGCGGCGGTGCCGAGGTCGCTTCGAATCGACTGGGTCGGCGTGACCCTCTTCGCGGCGTGGGTCTCCTGCCTACTGTTCGCCTTCGGCTGGTACCGAAAGTGGGGCGGCTGGACCTCCAACGAGTTCGCAGTGACGGCGACCTTGTGCCTCCTTCTCCCGATCGCCACGGTGGCCTGGGTCGGCTCGGGACTCTCGGCGGATGAGCACCTCCGCCGAATCCTCCGCGTGAGGACCTACGTATTGGCGATGGGCGTGCGGGGACTGCTCCTTCTGAACATCTCCGCCGTGCTCGCCGTCCTGTCGAAGTACATGACCGAGCTGCGCGACTACCCACGCGAGGTCGCCGGCTGGGTCCTCGCCCCCGCGTCGCTCATGATGGCCGCCTCGACCTTGCTGACGACCTACTTCCATCGCCGCAATATGCGGCACATCTGGCTGCTCGCGGGCGTGCTGGGGAGCGCGGGCTGCGTCTGGTGCCTATCGTCGATCGACAATTTCACTCCGAAGGGGCACATCGCCACCATCCTGGCTTTCTGGGGCCTGTTCCTCGGCCTGCTCCCCCCCGTCTTCCTCACCGACGAGGTCGAGAGCCTGGAACCGAAGGACGCCCTTTACGCCGGGGGCCTGGCGATCGTCTGCATCATCACCATGTTGCTCATCATCCCGGTCGCGACCAGCACGACCATCAGCGCCTGGTCCGATCGCGCCCTCGACTCCCAGCGACTGAACCTCCGCGGAGATCGCGTCGTGGTCCGCGAGGCCCAGGCCCGCCTGGCGGACGAGTACCGCCGGCGCGGCCTCGCCGGCCCCGATCAGGCCGCACTGATCGGCACGACCCTCGCTGCCTTCGCCAAGACCGAGAGCGTGGCCCGCGGCATCCAGGACGGGCTCAAGTTCCTCAGCCTCGTCATGCTCGGGCTCGGATTGACTCTCGCCTCGCTCCGATGCATCTCGCCACCACGGCAGAATCTGATCCCGGATCCGCAACACCGAGTCGCTTGA
- a CDS encoding HlyD family secretion protein translates to MLFALILAVAGVGIWFLAGWIQYRGRHSITDDAFVEAHIVNVAPELVSGRIVRLLVEEDDRVEKGQVLAEVDAVPYRDRVDLARSRVDAAEAELARQRADLERVRKEVPIQVEIARRTVTSADADRARAESSLGYTRDEVDTGIDEARAGLKAARADLTLSQEEYGRFTRLYQQEASTQRRAQEVTRAHDAAQAQVDLAQARLAKALASRTQVDVARRALEAAQASRNKAEKGIELAEIGFEQIHEVELLVKVKQQTVEEARTSLRAAEHDLEYTRVRAPFPGVIVKRYRHLGDFASAGVAVLSLYNPDLLYVEANLEETRLPGVAPGNPVAIELDAFSRPFRGRVVWVNKSTGAQFALMPRNVVSGEFTKVVQRVAVRIAIERDDRWPQLRAGLSAQVVIAHGPGDPDWAAKEARRLAEAESRFNLAGTDPVPSERGSR, encoded by the coding sequence GTGCTTTTTGCCCTCATACTCGCCGTCGCGGGCGTGGGAATCTGGTTTCTCGCCGGCTGGATCCAGTACCGAGGCAGGCACTCGATCACCGACGATGCCTTCGTCGAGGCCCACATCGTGAACGTCGCCCCGGAGCTGGTCTCGGGGCGGATCGTCCGCTTGCTCGTCGAGGAGGACGACCGGGTCGAGAAGGGGCAGGTCCTGGCGGAGGTCGACGCGGTCCCCTACCGCGACCGGGTCGATTTGGCCCGGAGCAGGGTTGACGCGGCCGAGGCCGAGCTCGCGCGGCAGCGGGCCGACCTGGAGCGGGTCCGCAAGGAAGTGCCCATCCAGGTGGAGATCGCCCGGCGAACGGTCACCTCGGCCGACGCCGACCGCGCCCGTGCCGAGTCGTCGCTCGGGTATACCAGGGACGAGGTCGATACGGGCATCGACGAGGCCCGGGCCGGCCTCAAGGCGGCGCGGGCCGACCTGACGCTATCCCAGGAGGAATACGGCCGATTCACCCGGCTCTATCAACAGGAGGCCTCGACGCAGAGGCGGGCCCAGGAGGTGACACGGGCCCACGACGCCGCGCAGGCGCAGGTCGACCTGGCCCAGGCCCGCCTGGCCAAGGCCCTCGCCTCGCGCACCCAGGTCGACGTCGCCCGGCGTGCCCTCGAGGCGGCACAGGCCTCGCGGAATAAGGCGGAGAAGGGCATCGAGCTGGCGGAGATCGGCTTCGAGCAGATCCACGAGGTCGAGCTCCTGGTCAAGGTCAAGCAGCAGACGGTCGAGGAAGCCCGGACTTCGTTGCGAGCGGCCGAGCACGACCTCGAATACACCCGGGTCCGCGCCCCATTTCCCGGCGTGATCGTGAAGCGCTACCGCCATCTCGGCGACTTCGCCTCGGCGGGGGTGGCGGTCCTGAGCCTGTACAACCCCGACCTCCTCTACGTGGAGGCGAACCTCGAAGAGACCCGCCTGCCGGGGGTCGCGCCGGGGAATCCGGTCGCGATCGAGCTCGACGCGTTCTCCCGGCCGTTTCGCGGACGGGTCGTCTGGGTCAACAAGTCCACGGGCGCCCAGTTCGCGCTGATGCCGCGGAACGTGGTCTCCGGCGAGTTCACGAAGGTGGTCCAGAGGGTGGCCGTCCGGATCGCGATCGAGCGTGACGACCGCTGGCCCCAGCTCCGCGCGGGATTGTCGGCGCAGGTCGTCATCGCGCACGGGCCCGGCGATCCCGACTGGGCCGCGAAAGAGGCTCGCCGCCTGGCCGAGGCCGAGTCCCGCTTCAATCTGGCAGGCACAGACCCTGTACCTTCCGAACGAGGGTCGAGATGA